The nucleotide window CGGTAGACGGCGATCAGTTCCTGCACGCCGCTGACCTTGGCCGACAGCACGATGCGGTCGCGCGGCAGGCCGATCTCGACGGCGCGTTCGGCCGAATCCACCGCCGAGCGGATCAACGCTTCGCGCAGCACGCGGCCCGCGTCCCACGGCACCTCGCGCGCATGGTTCTCGTCCATCAGCTGGGCGGCCAGGGCCTGGTCCAGCGAGCCCCAGTTGGCGCCGATCCGCACCGGCTTGCCGTAGCGGATGGCGAATTCGATCAACTGGGCGAACTGGGTGTCCTTCTTCTTGCCGAAGCCGACATTGCCCGGATTGATGCGGTACTTGGCCAGCGCCTCCGCGCAGGCCGGCTCGCCCGCCAGCAGCTGATGGCCGTTGTAGTGGAAGTCGCCGATCAGGGGCACCGAGATGCCCATCATCTCCAGCTTCTCGCGGATGCGCGGAATGGCGGCGGCCGATTCGGGGTTGTTGACGGTCAGGCGGACCATTTCCGAGCCGGCGCGCCAGAGTTCGGCCACCTGCTTGACGCTGCCGGCGATATCGGCGGTGTCGGTGTTGGTCATCGACTGCACCACCACCGGGCGGCCGCCGCCGACGGTGGCATTGCCGATCTGGACGGCCTGGGTGATGCGGCGCGGCCAGGGCGCGGCGTCGGTGGGAGGCGTGGGGCGGGTGACGGCGTCGTGCATGCCGGCATTGTACCGTGGGCGCCCCGCCCGCCTGCGACGCCCTGCCGCAGGCCGCGCGGGCGCGCTTGCACTAGCATGTACCGATGCCCAATACCCTGCTGACCACCACGCCGTCGTTCCTGCGCACGCTGTGCAACCTGCGCTGGGTGGCGATCGTGGGCCAGGCGGTGACGGTGCTGGTCGCGCTGGGGCCGCTGGGCATCGCCCTGCCCCGCTGGCCGCTGTGGGCCGGCATCGGCGCGCTGGCGGCGTTCAACGTGTACGCCACCTGGCGCAGCCGCCGGCCCGGCGGGGAGCGCCCGGGGGAAGCCTTCGCCCACATGCTGGTGGACGTGGCGGTGCTGTCGTGGCTGGTGGCCTGGAGCGGCGGCATCGGCAATCCGTTCAGCTCCATGTTCCTGCTGCTGATCGCCGTCTCGGCGCTGGCCCTGCCGCTGCGCTGGGTGCTGGCCACCGGCGTGGCCTGCCTGCTGGGCTACGTCATGACCGCCGTGTTCGGTCGTCCGCTGCCGCACCTGCATGGCGGCCAGTTCAACGTGCACCTGTGGGGCATGGCGGTGAACTTCGTGCTCTCGGCCGGCGTGGTGCTGTACTTCTCCACCCGCCTGGTGGCCGCGTTGCGGATGCGCGAACGGGAACTTGCGCGCCTGCGCGAGCGCTTCGCGCGCAACGAGGGCATCGTCGCGCTGGCCACCCACGCGGCCGCCGTGGCGCACGAACTGAACACCCCCCTGGCCACCCTGACGCTGCTGACCGAGGACATCCGCGAGCACGCAAGCGACGCCGACGTCCGCGACGACGCCGGCACGATGCGCCAGCTGATCGACGTGTGCCGCGACCGCGTACGCGCGCTGGCCGCCTCGGCCGACATGGGCGTGCACCAGCGCGTGGACCTGGACGACGTGGTGCAGCGCTGGCAGCTGATCCGGCCGACGGTGGAACTGCAGCGCACCGGCGCATTGCCCCCCTGGCTGGCCACCGACGCTTCCACCGGCCACCTGCTGCAGGCCCTGCTGAACAACGCGGCCGATGCCAGCCGCCAGGCCGGATCGCAACGGGTGGACCTGGACCTGCGCTGCGAGGGCGACGAACTGGTGGGCACCGTGCGCGACTACGGCAACGGCTTCCACGAATCGGTGCCGTTCCAGTCCGAGCAACTCTTCCGCACCAGCAAGCCCGAGGGCATGGGCGTGGGCCTGGCCCTGTCGCACGCCACCATCGAGCGGCTGGGCGGACGCATGACCATGCGCGCCGTGCCGCCGAAGGGCGTGCAGGTGCAGTTCCGCCTGCCGGTGGCGGGCAACGACGAATCTCCCTGATGCGAGGCATCCGATGAAAGGCCTGCTGGTCGACGACGACGAACTCTACGCGCGCACGCTGCAGCGCAGCCTGGCGCGCAAGGGCATCGAGACGGAAATCGCACTGGATGCGGCCAGCGCGCTGGCGCGGGCGCGCGAATATCAGCCCGACTTCGCCCTGGTCGACCTGAAGCTGGGCAGCGATTCGGGCCTGGCCCTGATCGAGCCGCTGCGCGCGCTGCGCGCGGACATGCAGATCCTGCTGGTCACCGGCTACGCCAGCGTCGCCACCGCCGTGGAATCGATCAAGCGCGGCGCCGACGACTATCTGCCCAAGCCGGCCACCGTGCCGACCATCCTGCGCGCGCTGGGCCTGGAAGCGCCCGCCGCCGGAGAAGACGGCAGCGCCACCGACGACACCATGACGCCGCTCAGCCGGCTGGAGTGGGAGCACATCCAGCAGGCGCTGGCCGAAACCGAAGGCAACATCTCCGCCGCCGCACGCCTGCTGGGCATGCACCGGCGCTCGCTGCAGCGCAAGCTGGCCAAGCGTCCCGGGCCGGAGCGTCGCTGGGTCGACGAATAGCGGCGGCCCGAAGGATCGCGGACCCACCTCTTCCAGCCGCATCGATGCATCGCCGCCCCCGCCATAGCGCGCCGCGTCCTGCACGCATGTCGTGGTCATCGCCGCATGCGCTCGCTCGCAGGACGATCCCGCTGGAAGCCGCCGCCGGCATCAGTAATGCGGCCTGGCACCGGCCGCACCGAGCGGCCTGACCTCGAACACGACCGGCATGCGGCCCGCGCGCTCGAACACGAGCGTCGCGTCCACCTGCCCGCCCG belongs to Pseudoxanthomonas sp. F37 and includes:
- a CDS encoding response regulator transcription factor, with the translated sequence MKGLLVDDDELYARTLQRSLARKGIETEIALDAASALARAREYQPDFALVDLKLGSDSGLALIEPLRALRADMQILLVTGYASVATAVESIKRGADDYLPKPATVPTILRALGLEAPAAGEDGSATDDTMTPLSRLEWEHIQQALAETEGNISAAARLLGMHRRSLQRKLAKRPGPERRWVDE
- the ispG gene encoding flavodoxin-dependent (E)-4-hydroxy-3-methylbut-2-enyl-diphosphate synthase; translated protein: MHDAVTRPTPPTDAAPWPRRITQAVQIGNATVGGGRPVVVQSMTNTDTADIAGSVKQVAELWRAGSEMVRLTVNNPESAAAIPRIREKLEMMGISVPLIGDFHYNGHQLLAGEPACAEALAKYRINPGNVGFGKKKDTQFAQLIEFAIRYGKPVRIGANWGSLDQALAAQLMDENHAREVPWDAGRVLREALIRSAVDSAERAVEIGLPRDRIVLSAKVSGVQELIAVYRDMASRTDFALHLGLTEAGIGSKGIVASSAALAVLLQEGIGDTIRISLTPEPGQSRTQEVIVAQELLQTTGLRAFTPMVTACPGCGRTTSEFFQELAKVVQEHVRGRMPEWKLTHPGAENMTLAVMGCVVNGPGESRHANIGISLPGTGEAPAAPVFVDGEKKVTLRGENIAQEFIALIDGYVEAKYARAAG
- a CDS encoding ATP-binding protein, with the translated sequence MLTTTPSFLRTLCNLRWVAIVGQAVTVLVALGPLGIALPRWPLWAGIGALAAFNVYATWRSRRPGGERPGEAFAHMLVDVAVLSWLVAWSGGIGNPFSSMFLLLIAVSALALPLRWVLATGVACLLGYVMTAVFGRPLPHLHGGQFNVHLWGMAVNFVLSAGVVLYFSTRLVAALRMRERELARLRERFARNEGIVALATHAAAVAHELNTPLATLTLLTEDIREHASDADVRDDAGTMRQLIDVCRDRVRALAASADMGVHQRVDLDDVVQRWQLIRPTVELQRTGALPPWLATDASTGHLLQALLNNAADASRQAGSQRVDLDLRCEGDELVGTVRDYGNGFHESVPFQSEQLFRTSKPEGMGVGLALSHATIERLGGRMTMRAVPPKGVQVQFRLPVAGNDESP